A genomic stretch from Octopus sinensis linkage group LG14, ASM634580v1, whole genome shotgun sequence includes:
- the LOC115219241 gene encoding cell growth regulator with RING finger domain protein 1, with amino-acid sequence MASSAELNPSNTGQDFSASLLVLANYSNFYSVITVLVCFIITVVFILRLNGDHIAFSSSVVVKHVIPEQRMVGIQTPFSLQMDPTKNSSLLSGLHCVVSSLVASRLYSFWGVNIQALYQEFQLPWQQLQEHIHSDNFLTGSYVCKDEPLVLDCCSEKQLHLPTPQAMADVSMAANSRTIYPIVLLNVSRSSTHPTDGSVQVVAMLSAIHLKDSVCSMNSHIINQHLKTYNNQIFNLQPLFIASLPDDEGSQQTTQVPSSTVSAKQSSQSHLTEDVNTSSSNITEMPSSSASGMKDVTASSSEGDLGTTANAELQASSAVCDKPVSTDCNATDSESSTQNDCIVCQCESISMALLPCRHACVCRTCFSKLERCPMCREYIHSYFCLEDPGCYSSNATLSTSSPVPYAAGQMHRPAPHIPMQRRTLKQWLLHVNNVVNEYLGF; translated from the exons ATGGCGTCTTCCGCCGAGTTGAACCCGAGCAACACTGGTCAGGACTTCAGCGCCAGTCTTTTGGTTTTAGCCAACTATTCCAACTTCTATTCGGTTATAACAGTCCTTGTTTGCTTTATTATTACAGTTGTCTTCATACTCAG GTTAAATGGAGATCATATTGCATTCAGCTCATCGGTTGTTGTGAAACATGTTATTCCTGAGCAGCGAATGGTTGGAATCCAAACCCCTTTCTCGCTACAGATGGACCCTACAAAGAATAGCTCCTTACTGT CTGGTTTACATTGCGTGGTTTCAAGTTTGGTGGCAAGTCGTCTGTACAGCTTCTGGGGTGTGAACATCCAGGCTCTTTACCAAGAGTTCCAGTTACCATGGCAACAACTCCAGGAGCACATACACTCCGATAATTTCCTTACGGGTTCATATGTTTGCAAAGATGAACCACTCGT ATTAGACTGTTGCAGTGAGAAGCAGCTTCATTTACCAACACCACAAGCTATGGCAGATGTTTCCATGGCAGCCAACTCCAGGACCATCTACCCTATCGTGCTGTTAAATGTCTCACGCAGTTCCACTCATCCTACTGATGGAAGTGTCCAGGTG GTGGCGATGCTGAGTGCCATCCATTTAAAGGATTCTGTTTGTAGTATGAACTCCCACATTATCAACCAACACTTGAAAACCTACAATAACCAAATATTCAATCTTCAG ccTTTATTTATAGCATCATTGCCTGATGATGAAGGATCCCAGCAAACAACACAAGTACCCTCGTCTACCGTTTCCGCAAAGCAGTCTTCACAGAGTCATTTGACAGAAGATGTTAATACCAGTTCCTCCAATATAACTGAAATGCCTTCTTCATCAGCATCTGGCATGAAAGATGTCACAGCTTCTTCATCTGAAGGGGACTTAGGAACAACAGCAAATGCTGAGCTGCAAGCATCTTCTGCTGTATGCGACAAACCGGTTTCAACAGATTGCAATGCCACGGATTCCGAGAGTTCTACGCAAAACGACTGTATCGTTTGTCAGTGTGAATCTATCAGCATGGCTCTGTTGCCATGTcgacatgcatgcgtgtgcaggACTTGTTTTAGCAAGCTTGAACGTTGTCCCATGTGTCGtgaatacatacattcctacTTCTGTTTAGAAGATCCCGGCTGTTACTCTTCAAACGCAACTTTGTCAACCTCTAGTCCAGTGCCTTACGCTGCAGGCCAAATGCATCGGCCTGCACCTCACATTCCCATGCAGAGACGCACACTAAAACAATGGCTGTTGCATGTGAATAATGTAGTAAATGAGTATTTGGGATTctga